A region of Candidatus Megaera polyxenophila DNA encodes the following proteins:
- a CDS encoding 3-demethylubiquinone-9 3-methyltransferase: MFIHMIIGTIINGIHIWLSMFVIITVSVLIGLIFAPLGCLVLWKRYVYFGDGLAHASMFAGIVSVMSGLPIFYAGLLSSGLFAFIIFKLRSNSGNSAAIGLTTSIMISLSLVLAYSYPGQINITKYLVGDIISASAQDIKLLFFILIVVLIFFLSSYKDLVLMILSKDIAESRGVKVKFLELAFLAVLSFAVLSTIKIVGALLVTSIIVIPAMVARMVAKSPVSMIGFAILSSLMMNFIGGILSFYLDIPFAPSIILSGGFIYFLLLFITHFKKFLFKTSH; this comes from the coding sequence ATGTTCATTCACATGATCATAGGCACAATCATTAATGGAATACATATTTGGTTATCGATGTTTGTAATAATTACTGTTTCAGTTTTAATCGGTCTTATTTTTGCGCCTCTTGGCTGCCTTGTTTTATGGAAAAGATATGTATATTTTGGCGATGGTCTGGCTCATGCAAGTATGTTTGCAGGCATCGTAAGCGTAATGTCAGGATTACCTATTTTCTATGCTGGACTGCTTAGTAGCGGTCTGTTTGCCTTTATCATTTTTAAATTGCGCAGTAATTCCGGTAATAGCGCAGCAATCGGTTTAACCACAAGCATAATGATATCCTTAAGCTTGGTGCTAGCTTATTCTTACCCTGGTCAGATTAATATTACTAAATATTTAGTAGGGGATATTATTTCAGCGAGTGCCCAAGATATCAAATTATTATTCTTTATTCTTATAGTAGTTTTGATATTTTTTCTCTCTTCGTATAAAGACCTTGTTTTGATGATTTTAAGTAAGGATATTGCGGAATCAAGAGGAGTAAAAGTTAAATTTCTTGAACTAGCTTTTCTAGCCGTCCTCTCTTTTGCAGTGCTATCAACTATTAAGATTGTTGGAGCGTTGCTTGTTACTAGTATAATAGTCATTCCGGCAATGGTTGCCAGAATGGTTGCTAAGTCACCGGTGTCAATGATCGGCTTTGCTATCCTTTCTTCCTTAATGATGAATTTTATAGGAGGGATCTTGTCTTTCTATTTAGATATCCCTTTTGCTCCATCCATTATATTATCTGGAGGGTTTATATATTTTCTACTTTTATTTATCACGCACTTTAAAAAATTTTTATTTAAAACTAGTCACTAG
- a CDS encoding phosphoribosyl-ATP pyrophosphohydrolase, with the protein MKKYNFNKLIRSNLPERMKKEGVALFGRHLTDEEFAKELKNKLVEEASEVQATESREDMIKELADVMEVIEALTSLHDITKEEIEKERLLKGQTNGHFLAANFVDYIEVPVSNHKVIEYLEKRNRPYECN; encoded by the coding sequence ATGAAAAAGTATAATTTTAACAAACTGATTCGTAGTAATTTGCCAGAGAGGATGAAAAAAGAGGGAGTGGCACTGTTTGGTCGTCATTTAACTGATGAAGAATTTGCCAAAGAATTAAAGAATAAGCTGGTAGAGGAAGCTAGTGAAGTGCAGGCTACAGAATCTCGAGAAGATATGATTAAGGAGCTAGCAGATGTTATGGAAGTAATAGAAGCTCTCACCTCATTGCATGACATAACAAAAGAAGAAATTGAAAAAGAACGTCTTTTAAAAGGCCAGACAAATGGGCATTTCCTAGCAGCTAATTTTGTGGACTATATCGAAGTGCCCGTTAGTAATCATAAGGTTATAGAATATTTAGAAAAAAGAAATCGACCTTACGAATGTAATTAA
- a CDS encoding deaminase, whose amino-acid sequence MQLAFQEARQAFEENEVPVGCVIIHNTGNSIVASTRNLVQQTKNPNSHAEILAINRACLELDNKNLSECDIYITLEPCTMCAAAIANARLRRIYYAAADTKQGAVENGVRFFNSSSCFHRPEIYTGILEEESVNLMQKFFNNIRNRS is encoded by the coding sequence ATGCAACTGGCATTTCAGGAAGCCCGACAAGCTTTCGAGGAGAATGAAGTACCGGTCGGCTGTGTTATAATACACAATACGGGCAATAGTATTGTTGCCAGTACTAGAAACCTTGTTCAACAAACTAAAAACCCCAATTCTCACGCTGAAATTTTAGCCATCAACCGTGCGTGCTTAGAATTAGATAATAAGAATTTATCTGAATGCGATATATACATTACTTTAGAACCATGTACTATGTGTGCTGCGGCCATTGCTAACGCAAGACTCAGAAGAATATATTACGCTGCCGCTGACACAAAACAAGGAGCAGTAGAAAATGGAGTGAGATTTTTTAACTCCTCGTCCTGTTTCCATCGGCCAGAAATATATACTGGTATACTTGAAGAGGAATCAGTCAATCTAATGCAAAAATTTTTTAACAACATCAGAAACCGCAGCTAA
- a CDS encoding photosynthetic protein synthase II: protein MEENKKIKLTTKIIILLSIIIALVSSYILIFVELPSKPLSGHGGAIPEDVPIGGEFVLTDQNGNKFSSEQIKGHLSLIYFGFTYCPDICPTTLNKLSNVITTLEKYNIDILPIFITIDPDRDTPALLKEYLSHFHPKFIGLTGSAADLKYVADLYKVFYTRSQTSENLNNYMIDHSSFVYLMDKQGKYMKHFYMNSSEQEIVEYIRINK from the coding sequence ATGGAAGAAAATAAAAAGATTAAACTAACCACTAAAATTATCATTTTACTTAGCATAATTATAGCTCTTGTATCTTCATATATCTTGATTTTTGTAGAACTGCCCAGTAAACCATTATCAGGTCATGGCGGAGCTATACCTGAAGATGTGCCGATTGGCGGCGAATTTGTCCTAACTGATCAGAACGGTAATAAATTTAGCAGCGAGCAAATAAAAGGTCATTTGAGCCTAATTTATTTTGGCTTTACATATTGCCCTGATATCTGTCCTACTACATTAAATAAATTATCCAATGTTATCACTACTTTAGAAAAGTATAATATTGATATCTTACCAATATTTATTACAATTGACCCTGACAGAGATACTCCCGCATTACTAAAAGAATATTTAAGCCATTTCCATCCAAAATTTATAGGTCTTACAGGCTCAGCTGCAGATTTGAAATATGTAGCAGACCTGTATAAGGTATTCTATACTAGATCCCAAACTTCTGAAAATCTCAATAATTACATGATAGACCACTCATCTTTCGTGTATCTCATGGATAAACAGGGTAAATATATGAAGCATTTTTATATGAATAGCTCAGAACAGGAAATAGTCGAATATATAAGGATAAATAAGTAA
- a CDS encoding acetyltransferase, with protein sequence MKIREATDKDTPALLPLLDELGYPVSFEDFNIRFKRFLQNPGYGVALCEMDKQIAGLVAWSRSSLFVSDSTRFHIEGLVVASRYRGQGIGKMLMKFVEDIAKESSPAIIDLTSGLRRAKAGSHEFYKNLGYKNEGYMAKLYLRKEL encoded by the coding sequence TTGAAAATAAGAGAGGCCACAGATAAAGATACCCCCGCTTTATTACCATTACTTGATGAACTTGGATATCCTGTATCATTTGAAGATTTTAATATAAGGTTTAAAAGGTTTTTGCAAAACCCAGGATATGGAGTGGCGTTATGTGAAATGGACAAACAGATTGCAGGATTAGTGGCTTGGTCTAGGAGCAGTCTTTTTGTTTCAGATAGCACTAGATTTCATATTGAGGGATTGGTAGTTGCTAGTCGCTATAGAGGACAAGGTATTGGAAAGATGCTTATGAAATTTGTCGAAGATATTGCAAAGGAAAGCAGCCCTGCTATTATTGATCTAACGTCGGGATTAAGACGTGCAAAAGCTGGTAGCCACGAATTTTATAAGAACCTTGGCTATAAAAACGAAGGATATATGGCCAAGCTATACTTGAGGAAGGAGTTATAA
- a CDS encoding membrane protein translates to MKSYVKIISNVLILVTSVFMLNACSGQMNKQSGGTLIGGLAGGLLGSQFGGGEGKLIATGVGALAGALIGGQIGKSMDEYDRALLEKSSRQALEYSPSGSSVEWRNPDSGNYGYITPTNTLKTEQGYCREYTQEIVIGGERKKAYGKACRKPDGNWEIVK, encoded by the coding sequence ATGAAAAGTTATGTAAAAATAATATCAAACGTTCTTATTCTTGTTACTTCCGTTTTTATGTTAAACGCTTGTAGCGGGCAGATGAATAAACAAAGTGGCGGCACATTAATAGGTGGTCTTGCCGGAGGGTTACTTGGTTCTCAATTTGGCGGAGGGGAGGGAAAACTTATTGCTACAGGAGTTGGCGCTTTAGCTGGTGCACTCATAGGCGGGCAGATTGGTAAATCCATGGACGAATACGATCGTGCATTACTTGAAAAAAGTTCACGTCAGGCTCTTGAATATTCTCCGTCTGGTAGTAGCGTTGAATGGCGTAATCCTGATAGTGGAAATTATGGATATATTACTCCTACTAATACATTAAAGACAGAACAAGGTTATTGCCGTGAATATACCCAAGAAATAGTAATAGGCGGGGAAAGGAAGAAAGCTTATGGTAAGGCTTGTCGTAAACCGGACGGTAACTGGGAAATCGTTAAATAG
- a CDS encoding glutamine amidotransferase: MNNLRQPVIGIILDLNTDSSKYSYASFPWYALRACYSQNVEKAGGIPVMLPYNQNIDATLALIDGLIIPGCDEDIHPRFYGCEILSDKVKTKDVRAEYELEITQKALSENIPVFGICNGLQLINILFGGTLIQHIPDHFSSELNHEQPPPKNIPTHPISIKEGTILRSLSPNSRVMVNSTHHQAIENLGKGLVASAYAPDGIIEAVESKDYKFLVGVQWHSEYLNSELDTNLFKRLIEASS, translated from the coding sequence ATGAATAATTTAAGGCAACCAGTAATAGGGATTATTCTTGATCTAAACACCGATTCTAGTAAATATTCTTATGCGTCATTCCCGTGGTACGCTCTTAGGGCTTGTTATTCGCAAAATGTTGAGAAAGCAGGAGGAATACCAGTTATGCTTCCTTATAACCAGAATATTGACGCAACACTAGCATTGATTGATGGGTTGATTATACCTGGGTGTGATGAAGATATCCATCCTAGGTTTTATGGTTGCGAAATTTTATCGGATAAAGTTAAAACCAAAGATGTTAGGGCTGAATATGAATTAGAAATTACTCAAAAAGCTCTTAGTGAAAATATACCTGTATTTGGCATCTGCAATGGCTTACAATTAATTAATATCCTTTTTGGAGGAACTCTTATCCAACATATTCCGGATCATTTTAGCAGCGAGTTAAATCATGAACAACCTCCACCTAAAAATATTCCAACTCACCCTATTAGCATCAAAGAAGGAACAATTTTAAGATCTCTTAGCCCTAACTCCAGAGTTATGGTAAACTCCACTCACCATCAGGCAATTGAAAATCTAGGAAAAGGCCTGGTAGCTTCTGCGTATGCCCCTGACGGAATTATTGAAGCGGTTGAGTCAAAAGATTATAAGTTTCTAGTGGGGGTTCAGTGGCACTCTGAATATTTAAATTCCGAGTTAGATACAAACTTGTTTAAAAGATTGATTGAAGCAAGTTCATAG
- a CDS encoding ferrous-iron efflux pump FieF codes for MAIERNNRLVKIASYASVTTAVIIMLAKSYAWLATESQSILASLIDSLLDISSSVINLIAIRVSLLPADDNHRFGHEKFQDLAIFSQSMFFFASCLFTLFSSSKSLFSGSELVNLELGANVMYFCVFLTFILVCFQSYVISKTKSKIISADKLHYFSDFITNIAVIISIYLSATFWYIDALAGIGISLYVMYASYRLFREAIRNLADEEFPQKEKDKILSIVSNYNQVKGIHELKTRYAASKPFIQFHLELDGNITLYRSHEMADKLMKDLLQEFPEAEITIHQDPAGLEQDVNYREKI; via the coding sequence ATGGCTATAGAGAGGAATAATAGGCTAGTTAAGATTGCATCTTACGCATCAGTAACAACAGCGGTAATTATTATGCTGGCTAAAAGCTATGCGTGGCTTGCTACCGAATCGCAGTCGATTTTAGCGTCGCTTATAGATTCGTTACTTGATATATCTTCTTCAGTAATAAATCTAATAGCTATTAGAGTTTCTTTACTACCAGCAGATGATAATCATAGATTTGGCCATGAAAAGTTTCAGGATCTAGCCATTTTTTCACAATCAATGTTTTTTTTTGCTTCATGCTTGTTTACTCTTTTTTCCTCTTCAAAATCGTTATTTTCAGGTTCTGAACTCGTAAATTTAGAACTTGGGGCTAATGTCATGTATTTTTGCGTGTTTTTAACATTTATCCTTGTATGTTTTCAATCTTATGTCATCAGTAAAACAAAATCAAAAATTATAAGTGCTGATAAACTCCATTATTTCTCAGATTTTATCACTAATATTGCCGTTATTATTTCTATTTATTTAAGTGCGACCTTTTGGTATATCGATGCTTTAGCAGGAATCGGTATTTCTTTATACGTCATGTACGCGTCCTACAGACTATTTCGTGAAGCAATCCGTAACTTAGCAGATGAAGAATTTCCTCAAAAAGAAAAAGATAAAATCCTGAGCATCGTCTCTAATTACAATCAGGTAAAAGGTATCCATGAATTGAAAACACGATATGCAGCAAGTAAACCTTTTATTCAATTTCATTTAGAACTTGACGGCAATATTACTTTGTATAGATCTCATGAAATGGCTGATAAACTAATGAAAGATTTATTGCAGGAATTTCCAGAAGCAGAAATTACTATACATCAGGATCCAGCAGGACTTGAACAAGACGTAAACTATCGTGAAAAAATATAA
- a CDS encoding sodium:solute symporter has translation MLILFIALYMVFSIIIGLYSSLGVRNSTDYILAGRAIPLYMTVATVFATWFGSESVVGIPPVFINDGLRGIIAEPIGTGFCLIIVGVFYAARLYRMKLVTIGDFYRQRFGRVRNASVFNYMCQLSWMDVSTDSSTWFSNKTYF, from the coding sequence ATGCTAATACTTTTTATAGCTTTATACATGGTCTTCTCAATTATAATCGGATTATATTCTAGTCTAGGAGTAAGAAATTCCACTGATTATATCTTAGCAGGTAGAGCAATACCACTCTATATGACGGTTGCAACGGTATTTGCGACGTGGTTTGGCTCAGAATCCGTTGTTGGAATTCCTCCTGTTTTTATTAATGACGGTTTAAGGGGAATAATAGCTGAACCTATCGGCACTGGTTTTTGCCTTATAATAGTTGGTGTTTTTTATGCTGCCAGACTTTATCGGATGAAACTTGTAACCATCGGTGATTTTTATAGGCAACGATTTGGACGAGTTAGAAATGCTAGTGTCTTTAACTATATGTGCCAGTTATCTTGGATGGATGTCAGCACAGATAGTAGCACTTGGTTTAGTAATAAAACTTATTTTTAA
- the gatB gene encoding aspartyl/glutamyl-tRNA(Asn/Gln) amidotransferase subunit B: MAYIIGNTGKWEYVIGLEVHAQVASKAKLFSGAATEFGSEPNSQVSLIDAAMPGMLPVLNKYCVEQAIKTGLGINAKINKVSIFDRKNYFYADLPQGYQISQFYLPIVQDGYLLIKTEEGKEKKIRINRIHLEQDAGKSMHDQSPDCSLIDLNRSGIALMEIVTEPDLSSPYEAAEYVKKLRSLLRCIGSCDGNMEQGSLRCDANISVRKAGDMLGTRCEIKNVNSVKNIIKAIEYEAARQVEILENGGVVDQETRLFDANTGETRTMRLKENSNDYRYFPDPDLLPVYVEDVLIEKLRSELPELPDAKIRRYVKEFGLSQYDAEVIVADEEIAKYFEEASLGANPKIVANWICSELFGKLNKNNIELADCKITPIMIRELVSLIEDGTISGKIAKSIFEEMFESGENPEKIVTAKGLVQLADSNTLEPIIDEIIAGHPDSVAEYRNGKEKLFGFFVGQVMKKTGGKANPQMVNDLLKAKLSK, from the coding sequence ATGGCTTATATAATAGGAAATACAGGAAAATGGGAATATGTAATCGGCCTGGAGGTCCATGCGCAAGTAGCTTCTAAAGCAAAATTGTTTTCAGGAGCGGCTACCGAATTTGGCAGCGAACCAAATTCCCAAGTTTCTCTGATCGATGCTGCAATGCCTGGAATGCTACCGGTATTAAATAAATATTGCGTTGAGCAAGCAATCAAAACAGGCCTTGGGATCAATGCCAAGATAAATAAGGTTTCAATTTTTGATCGTAAAAACTATTTTTACGCTGATTTACCGCAAGGTTACCAAATTTCACAATTTTACTTACCGATTGTACAGGATGGTTACCTTTTGATTAAAACCGAAGAAGGAAAGGAGAAAAAGATCAGAATTAATAGAATTCATCTGGAACAGGATGCAGGTAAAAGTATGCACGATCAATCCCCTGATTGCAGCCTGATTGATTTAAATAGATCAGGAATCGCTTTGATGGAGATCGTAACTGAACCTGATCTTAGCTCTCCATATGAAGCAGCAGAATATGTAAAAAAATTACGCAGCCTCTTACGGTGTATTGGTTCATGTGACGGTAATATGGAACAAGGATCACTTCGCTGTGATGCTAATATATCAGTCAGAAAAGCAGGGGACATGCTTGGTACAAGATGTGAAATTAAAAATGTTAACTCTGTTAAAAATATTATTAAAGCAATTGAATACGAAGCAGCAAGACAAGTCGAGATACTTGAAAACGGCGGAGTTGTTGATCAAGAAACGAGGTTATTTGATGCCAATACCGGAGAAACAAGAACGATGAGGTTAAAAGAAAATTCTAATGATTATCGTTATTTTCCTGATCCTGATTTGCTACCTGTATATGTCGAAGATGTCTTGATTGAAAAATTGCGTAGCGAGTTACCAGAATTACCGGATGCTAAAATTCGAAGATATGTAAAGGAATTCGGCTTAAGCCAATATGATGCGGAAGTAATAGTGGCTGACGAAGAAATAGCTAAATATTTTGAAGAAGCAAGCCTTGGAGCTAATCCTAAAATAGTTGCTAATTGGATATGTAGCGAGCTATTTGGTAAACTTAATAAGAACAATATTGAGCTAGCTGATTGTAAAATAACTCCAATCATGATTAGAGAATTAGTGAGCCTTATTGAAGATGGTACTATTTCCGGTAAAATAGCTAAGTCCATTTTTGAAGAAATGTTTGAATCAGGAGAAAATCCTGAAAAAATAGTCACGGCAAAAGGGTTAGTACAGCTAGCAGATAGTAACACCTTAGAACCGATTATCGATGAAATAATAGCTGGACACCCAGATTCGGTAGCTGAATATAGAAACGGCAAAGAGAAGTTATTTGGGTTCTTTGTAGGCCAAGTTATGAAGAAAACTGGCGGTAAAGCTAATCCACAAATGGTAAATGATCTGCTTAAGGCAAAGCTTTCAAAATAA
- a CDS encoding NADH-quinone oxidoreductase, translating to MQVRIYIPTKSSTQSGHGSGNWLLEFVEKPGNKFKETLMGRTSSNDMSNEVKIKFPTLEKAIEFAKKKNYDFEVIEPKKPKLIKKTYASNFN from the coding sequence ATGCAAGTTAGAATTTATATCCCTACTAAATCATCTACCCAATCTGGACACGGCTCTGGAAATTGGTTGCTGGAATTTGTAGAAAAACCTGGTAATAAATTCAAGGAAACCCTAATGGGACGCACTTCTTCTAATGATATGTCTAATGAAGTTAAAATAAAATTTCCCACTTTGGAAAAAGCAATAGAATTTGCTAAAAAGAAGAATTACGATTTTGAAGTAATAGAACCGAAAAAACCAAAATTAATCAAGAAAACTTACGCTAGCAATTTTAATTAA
- a CDS encoding zinc import ATP-binding protein ZnuC gives MSPVVEFSSVSKYFDSKLLVDNVSFKLQQREITTLIGQNGAGKTTIAKMILGLEKPTQGQIRIKDNLKIGYAPQKLDFNFNMPLNAEALMNILVPGGIDKEVSELINFADFDNVRKIDISELSGGQLQKLVLAGTLMDKPDLVILDEPTQYLDVTSQQEFYKLLKQIKETTGLTVFLISHDLFTVMKNSDQVICINGHVCCIGKPNDAGQNLDFKNALSEIGFYVHSHDHRHNH, from the coding sequence ATGTCTCCAGTTGTAGAGTTTTCTTCAGTTAGCAAATATTTTGACTCAAAACTTTTGGTAGATAATGTAAGTTTTAAACTACAACAAAGGGAAATAACCACATTAATTGGGCAAAACGGAGCAGGAAAGACTACTATAGCCAAGATGATATTAGGCCTTGAAAAGCCAACTCAGGGACAAATAAGGATAAAGGATAATTTAAAAATCGGTTATGCTCCCCAGAAGCTGGATTTTAACTTCAATATGCCTTTGAATGCCGAAGCTTTAATGAATATTCTAGTTCCAGGTGGAATTGATAAAGAAGTTTCCGAACTGATAAATTTTGCTGATTTCGATAATGTAAGGAAGATTGATATTTCTGAATTATCTGGTGGTCAATTACAAAAACTTGTACTTGCCGGAACACTTATGGATAAACCAGATTTAGTTATTCTAGACGAACCCACCCAGTACCTTGACGTTACAAGTCAACAAGAATTCTACAAGCTGCTTAAGCAAATAAAAGAAACAACAGGTTTAACCGTTTTTTTGATCTCGCATGACTTGTTTACGGTCATGAAAAATTCTGATCAAGTAATTTGTATTAATGGTCACGTCTGTTGCATAGGTAAGCCAAATGATGCCGGCCAGAATTTAGACTTTAAAAATGCACTATCCGAAATAGGGTTCTATGTTCATTCACATGATCATAGGCACAATCATTAA
- a CDS encoding sodium:solute symporter produces MSAQIVALGLVIKLIFNDAICFELAMLIGLAIIMLYTIVGGMKSLVVMDFIQMILIIVGLLAVAVLVAGRFDGGATEIISHAAANNKFDFWPETNFHDTLEFVATFLTLALGSVPQQDVFQRVMASKDERTAVLGSTIGGVIYIIFCFVPIFITYGISLLSPGIFEQTLEAGGDQQRILVDYIFKETPVFLQVLFFGALLSAIMSTASGTLLAPSALLAENILKDSLKLTDRGIVLTSRIGVFVFGFLVYFYSYLNVSAGVTILEIIKGAYLVTLCGAFVPLTFGVYWSKANNHGAILSIILGVGTWAILTFLEEDYIPPQLIGLLMATIGMIVGSLSSKYWKKLKTSSAY; encoded by the coding sequence ATGTCAGCACAGATAGTAGCACTTGGTTTAGTAATAAAACTTATTTTTAACGATGCGATTTGCTTTGAGCTTGCAATGCTGATAGGACTAGCCATAATCATGCTCTATACGATAGTGGGTGGAATGAAATCGTTGGTAGTGATGGATTTCATCCAAATGATATTGATTATAGTGGGGTTACTTGCTGTGGCAGTGTTAGTTGCCGGTCGTTTTGACGGAGGGGCAACTGAAATTATTTCGCATGCTGCGGCAAATAATAAATTTGATTTTTGGCCAGAAACAAATTTTCATGATACACTTGAATTTGTTGCAACTTTTTTGACTCTAGCTCTAGGGTCTGTTCCTCAGCAAGATGTTTTCCAGAGGGTAATGGCTTCTAAAGATGAACGTACAGCAGTTCTTGGCTCCACGATTGGTGGTGTCATATATATAATATTTTGTTTTGTGCCGATTTTTATCACATACGGTATTTCATTATTATCCCCAGGGATTTTTGAGCAGACGTTAGAAGCTGGAGGTGATCAGCAAAGGATTTTAGTAGACTATATATTTAAAGAAACTCCGGTGTTCTTACAAGTTCTGTTTTTTGGAGCTTTACTTTCGGCTATAATGTCAACTGCTTCCGGTACTCTGCTTGCTCCTTCAGCCTTGCTTGCGGAGAACATACTAAAAGATTCTCTGAAGCTTACGGATAGAGGGATCGTTTTAACATCAAGAATTGGAGTGTTTGTTTTTGGATTTTTAGTATATTTCTATTCCTACTTAAATGTAAGCGCAGGAGTTACCATATTAGAGATAATTAAAGGAGCATATCTTGTAACTTTATGTGGAGCATTTGTACCTTTAACATTTGGCGTTTACTGGAGTAAAGCAAATAACCACGGGGCAATATTATCTATTATTCTAGGTGTAGGTACGTGGGCAATACTGACTTTTCTTGAGGAAGATTATATACCGCCTCAATTAATTGGCCTTCTAATGGCTACGATTGGTATGATAGTAGGCAGCCTATCCTCAAAGTATTGGAAAAAACTAAAGACTAGCTCTGCATATTAA
- a CDS encoding delta-aminolevulinic acid dehydratase encodes MFPIVRLRRNRRTSWLRDLMAESTLRPEDLILPMFVVEGENERHEIKTMPGVYRQSIDQVVITAKEAQERGIKAIALFPSVDDKLKSEDADEAYNLDNLVCRTIRTLKNKGLEIGISCDVALDPYTIHGHDGILIDGDVDNDQTIKALSNQALVLAKAGADIIAPSDMMDGRIMAIREELDSNDFTHVNILAYAAKYDSSFYGPFRQAVRSNKKEYLSKATYQMDIRNIKEAMREIEQDISEGADMIMVKPGMPYLDVIREASERFDVHIFAYQVSGEYSMLKIASEAGVLQWEKAIVESLIGFKRAGAAGIFTYAALEVADMLK; translated from the coding sequence ATGTTTCCTATTGTTAGATTAAGAAGAAATAGAAGAACTAGTTGGCTGCGTGACCTGATGGCAGAGTCAACACTTCGCCCTGAAGATCTTATACTGCCGATGTTTGTCGTTGAAGGAGAGAATGAACGCCACGAGATTAAGACGATGCCTGGAGTTTATAGGCAATCAATAGATCAAGTTGTAATTACAGCCAAAGAGGCGCAGGAAAGAGGCATAAAAGCAATTGCTTTATTTCCTTCAGTTGACGATAAGTTAAAATCTGAGGATGCTGACGAGGCATATAATCTTGATAATCTAGTATGCCGCACTATTAGAACTCTTAAAAATAAAGGTCTTGAAATAGGAATTTCCTGCGATGTAGCTCTTGATCCTTATACTATCCACGGCCACGATGGTATCCTAATTGACGGTGATGTTGACAATGATCAGACTATTAAAGCTTTATCAAATCAGGCTCTAGTCTTAGCAAAAGCAGGAGCTGATATTATTGCACCGTCTGATATGATGGACGGTAGGATAATGGCTATCAGAGAAGAACTTGATTCTAATGATTTTACTCACGTTAATATTCTTGCTTATGCAGCAAAATATGATTCGAGTTTTTATGGGCCTTTTAGACAAGCAGTTAGGAGTAACAAGAAAGAATACCTAAGTAAAGCCACATACCAAATGGATATTCGTAACATTAAGGAAGCCATGCGCGAGATTGAGCAGGACATTTCAGAAGGTGCTGATATGATTATGGTAAAACCAGGAATGCCATATTTAGATGTAATACGTGAAGCTTCTGAAAGGTTCGATGTTCATATTTTTGCCTATCAGGTCAGCGGTGAGTATTCGATGCTGAAAATTGCTTCCGAAGCAGGAGTCCTCCAGTGGGAAAAAGCAATAGTAGAATCATTAATAGGTTTTAAGAGAGCAGGGGCCGCAGGTATTTTTACTTATGCAGCTTTAGAAGTTGCCGATATGCTAAAATAA
- a CDS encoding exodeoxyribonuclease 7 small subunit yields the protein MTKSIEKMSFEEALAELEEIVNKIDTGQESLADAVSSFERGVALKNHCEKMLKEAKLKIEKITITAENKIEFTEVEV from the coding sequence ATGACTAAATCTATCGAAAAAATGAGTTTTGAAGAAGCTTTGGCTGAACTTGAAGAGATAGTAAATAAAATCGATACCGGTCAAGAAAGTTTAGCTGATGCAGTTTCTAGCTTTGAAAGAGGAGTTGCCCTCAAAAATCATTGTGAAAAAATGCTAAAAGAAGCAAAGTTAAAAATAGAAAAAATCACTATCACCGCTGAAAATAAAATCGAATTTACTGAAGTCGAAGTTTAG